In one window of Longimicrobiaceae bacterium DNA:
- the tenA gene encoding thiaminase II: MSDRAFTVPPFARECLEHAADAWGASFEHPFVRELAAGTLEPARFRFYQMQDARYLEAFSDACALISTRCPAPADKLWFVDAARLALVVEGQLHAGYGEKLGYNAAEVAALELTPNNRAYQDHMVSTALRGTLAEAAAAVAPCPWLYIELGQHLERTLGSIGDGHPYAEWLRTYADPGFNEYMDRLLALLQRFADATDDAGRARAREAFRTSVRYEWMFWQQAWEQQEWPV, translated from the coding sequence ATGTCCGACCGAGCCTTCACCGTCCCGCCCTTCGCGCGGGAGTGCCTGGAGCACGCCGCGGATGCCTGGGGCGCCTCGTTCGAGCACCCCTTCGTGCGGGAGTTGGCCGCCGGCACGCTCGAACCGGCGCGCTTCCGCTTCTACCAGATGCAGGACGCCCGCTACCTGGAGGCGTTCTCGGACGCCTGCGCGCTGATCTCCACGCGCTGCCCCGCCCCGGCCGACAAGCTCTGGTTCGTGGACGCGGCGCGGCTGGCGCTGGTGGTGGAGGGTCAGCTCCACGCCGGGTACGGCGAAAAGCTGGGCTACAACGCGGCGGAGGTGGCGGCGCTGGAGCTCACCCCCAACAACCGCGCGTACCAGGACCACATGGTCTCCACCGCGCTGCGTGGGACGCTGGCGGAGGCGGCGGCGGCCGTCGCCCCCTGCCCCTGGCTGTACATCGAGCTGGGGCAGCACCTGGAGCGCACGCTGGGGAGCATCGGCGACGGGCACCCCTACGCCGAATGGCTCCGCACCTACGCCGACCCGGGCTTCAACGAGTACATGGACCGCCTCCTGGCGCTGCTGCAGCGCTTCGCGGACGCCACCGACGACGCCGGCCGGGCCCGGGCGCGCGAGGCGTTCCGGACCAGCGTGCGCTACGAGTGGATGTTCTGGCAGCAGGCGTGGGAGCAGCAGGAATGGCCGGTTTGA